Below is a window of Sulfitobacter sp. BSw21498 DNA.
AAGCCAAAATGGCGGATCTGGGTCTGCCCAACTTCGGGCCGGAGTTCACCGTGTCGTGCGAAAACCATGGCGGCAACGGCTTTGGTGCTGTGGCGCAATGGGATGCAGCGGCCGACAGCTGGAGCCTGATCACTGACTATATCCAGTCGGACCAAGACGTGCTGGCCCCGCTGGTCACCGAAGATGCGCAGGCCTTTGCAGCAGAATCCGGTATCGAACCCAGCTGCTAAACGCAGCCATTAAACAAGGGCGCGGCGGCAGTGCTGCCGCGTCCGATCCCCACGTCACCTAGTGAAAGAGACACCCATGCTGGATGCCACCCCAACGCCCGACGCGCAGGTCGAGACCCTTCTTGAGGTCAATAATATCGAGGTGATCTACAACTCGGTCATTCTGGTGCTAAAGGGCGTGAGCCTGAAGGTGCCCAAGGGCGGTATCACGGCCTTGTTGGGCGGCAATGGCGCGGGCAAGACGACGACGCTCAAGGCGGTCTCCAACCTTCTGCATTCAGAACGCGGCGAGGTTACCAAAGGGTCGATCAAATACCGCAACGAGCCGGTCCATAACTCGGGCCCTGCAGATATGGTGAAACGCGGTGTCGTGCAGGTAATGGAGGGGCGTCACTGTTTCGAGCACCTCACCATCGAAGAGAACCTGCTGACCGGTGCCTATACCCGCAGCGACGGCAAGGCGGCCATCGCGCGTGATCTAGAGATGGTCTATGAATATTTCCCGCGGCTGCGCGAACGGCGCAAATCGCAGGCGGGCTATACCTCGGGCGGGGAACAGCAGATGTGTGCGATCGGTCGCGCCTTGATGTCGCGCCCCGAAACGATCCTGCTGGACGAGCCGTCGATGGGCCTTGCACCGCAGCTGGTTGAGCAGATTTTCGAGATCGTCAAATCGGTGAACGAAAACGAAGGCGTAACGTTCTTGCTGGCCGAGCAAAACACCAACGTCGCGCTGCGCTTTGCGCACTATGGCTATATTCTGGAATCCGGTCGCGTCGTAATGGACGGCCCTGCTGCGGATCTGCGCGAGAACCAGGACGTTAAGGAATTTTACCTTGGCATGTCGGACGACGGGCGCAAATCGTTCCGCGATGTGCGCAGCTACCGTCGCCGCAAACGCTGGCTCAGCTGATCTAGCGCACGCCTCACGACCCTTCCATTTCCTGATCACCCAAATGAATTGCGAGCAAGCGACATGGCACAGACGTCCCACTTTGACCGCCTAGAGACCCGCAGCCCAGAGACGCGGGCGGCTGACCTTGCCCGCTCTTTGCCAGCCCAGATCGCACGGGCGCAGGCGCTGCCGGGTTATGCAGGATCGCTGGACGGGGTCACAGCAGAAACGATCACCAGCGCTGACGATCTTGCCACGTTGCCCGTCCTGCGCAAATCCGAGATCGGCAAACAGCAGGCGCAATCGGCGCCCTTTGGCGGTTTCACAACCAGGCCTGCGCATGCGTTCACCCATATCTTCCAGTCTCCAGGCCCGATCTACGAACCATCCTCCGATGCGCCGGACTGGTGGCGTATGGGGCGGTTCCTGCATGCGGTGGGGATCGGTAAAGGCGACATCGTGCAGAACTGCTTTGGCTATCATCTGACGCCGGCGGGGATGATCTTTGAATCCGGTGCGCGGGCTGTGGGGGCGGCGGTTTTGCCTGCGGGCACCGGCCAGACCGAACTGCAGGTCATCGCGGCCCGTGATATCGGCACGACCGCCTATGCCGGCACGCCAGATTACCTCAAGATCATTTTGGAAAAAGCCGACGAGATGGGGGTGACACTTGGCATCACCAAAGCCGCCGTTGGTGGCGGTGCGTTGTTCCCATCCTTGCGCGACTATTATGCGCAGCGCGGCATCACCTGTCTGCAAAGCTATGCGACAGCCGATTTGGGAAACATCGCTTATGAAAGCCCCGCCGCAGAGGGCATGATCGTGGACGAGAATGTGATCGTCGAGATCGTGACCCCCGGTACGGGCACGCCCGTCGCACCTGGTGACGTAGGCGAGGTCGTGGTCACTACGTTGAACCCCGATTATCCGTTGATCCGTTTCGCGACAGGCGATCTGAGTGCGGTTTTGCCGGGGGCGTCGCCCTGCGGTCGTACCAATATGCGGATCAAGGGCTGGATGGGCCGTGCCGATCAGACCACCAAGATCAAGGGGATGTTCGTGCGCCCCGAACAGGTCGCCGCCCTTGTCGCGCAGCACCCCGAGGTAACTAAAGCCCGTGTTGTGGCAAGCCGCGCCAACGAACAAGACGTGATGACGGTCCACCTTGAGACGACAGGCGACGATACCGAAGCCTACGGTGCCTCTGTCGCGGCGCTGCTCAAGCTGAAGGGCAAGGTCGTGCTGGCCGCCCCCGGAAGCCTGCCGAACGATGGCTTGGTGATCGAAGACCAGCGTAGCTATGACTAAATCGCGCCGGTGTCCGGCGTGAAACAGGCCGCAAAGGCAAGATCACGCCTTTGCGCATGGGGCGGCGGTACAATTTTCAGTCATCCCGCTGGTATTTCCGACTGAATTAGTCGAAACCAATCGCATGACGACACAGGATATAAATACAAGCCCCGCCGCCGTGAAAAAATCGCGCGATGGCGTGCGTTTGCTGGCGGGGGTTGCGGTCGCGATTGCAGCGACCTGTGCCTTGCCTATGATTGCCGTACTGCTGGCTGCATTGGTCGGGGGCACCGATACGGTGCGCCATCTGATTGATACTGTTCTGCTGGGCTATGCTGGCACGACGCTGCTCTTGGTGGCAATGGTCGCGATGGGGACCTTTGCCTTGGGCGTCGGGACCGCGTGGCTGGTCACCATGACGCGCTTTCCCGGTGCGCGCGTGCTTGAGATCGCGCTGGTGCTGCCGCTGGCTTTTCCTGCCTATGTATTGGCCTATGCCTATACGCATATCCTTGACCATCCGGGCATTGTGCAGACCGCTCTGCGTGACCTGACAGGCTGGGGCCCGCGCGATTACTGGTTCCCCGAGATACGGTCTTTGGGGGGGGCGGCGCTGATGTTGGTGCTGGTGCTTTACCCCTATGTCTACCTGCTGGCGCGTGCAGCCTTCTTGCAGCAATCCGCCACGACGTTTCTGGCAGCGCGTGCTTTGGGCAGCAGTGCATGGGCCGCGTTCTTTAAGGTCAGCCTGCCGCTGGCGCGCCCTGCGATTGCCGCAGGCGTCCTGCTGACGGTAATGGAGACGATCGCCGATTTCGGGACCGTCGCCTATTTTGGGGTGCAGACTTTTGCCACAGGGATCTACACCAGCTGGTTCTCCCTGTTCGACCGCGCTGGTGCGGCGCAGCTCGCGCTGTGCTTGCTCAGCTTTGCGCTGCTGCTCGCGATGCTTGAGCGTATCCAGCGTGGCAAGGCGAAGTACCATGATCCGGCCCGCCGTGCCGTAGCCATGCCTCCGGCACCGCTGACAGGCTGGCGTGCTGCTGCGGCGCTGTTGGCCTGCGGTATCCCCGTGATCTTTGGTGCGATCCTACCGGTCATTGTGCTGATCTGGATGGGCACAGGGTCAGAGCAGGACCTGCTCAGCCCGCGCTATCTGGGCTTCATCCGTAACTCTGCCACGCTGGCGGGGGTGGCTGCGGTGCTGACCGTGGCCGCGGCGGTCTGCGTTGGCTTCTTCCAGCGGCTACGTCCGGGCAAGCTGTCCTTTGGGGCGGGGTATATTGCGCGTCTTGGCTATGCGGTGCCGGGCGGGGTGATCGCGGTGGGGCTGATGGTACCTTTCGCGACATTCGATAACCAGCTTGACGCATGGATGCGCAGCACCTTTGACATCTCGACCGGTTTGTTGGTGACGGGGTCGATCTGGCTTCTGGTGGCCGCCTATATGGTGCGCTTCCTCGCGGCTGCATTGGGCGCGTATGAGGGCGGACAAGCGATGGTGCATGCCAATATGGATTCCGCCGCACGGTCGCTCGGAGAGACCCCCGTGGGGACGCTGCGCCGTATTCACCTGCCGATCCTGTCGCCCAGTCTGCTGACCGCGCTGTTGATCGTCTTTGTCGATGTGATGAAAGAGCTGCCGGCGACCTTGATCATGCGGCCTTTTAACTACGACACGCTTGCGGTGCAGGCCTACCGG
It encodes the following:
- a CDS encoding ABC transporter ATP-binding protein, giving the protein MLDATPTPDAQVETLLEVNNIEVIYNSVILVLKGVSLKVPKGGITALLGGNGAGKTTTLKAVSNLLHSERGEVTKGSIKYRNEPVHNSGPADMVKRGVVQVMEGRHCFEHLTIEENLLTGAYTRSDGKAAIARDLEMVYEYFPRLRERRKSQAGYTSGGEQQMCAIGRALMSRPETILLDEPSMGLAPQLVEQIFEIVKSVNENEGVTFLLAEQNTNVALRFAHYGYILESGRVVMDGPAADLRENQDVKEFYLGMSDDGRKSFRDVRSYRRRKRWLS
- a CDS encoding phenylacetate--CoA ligase family protein — its product is MAQTSHFDRLETRSPETRAADLARSLPAQIARAQALPGYAGSLDGVTAETITSADDLATLPVLRKSEIGKQQAQSAPFGGFTTRPAHAFTHIFQSPGPIYEPSSDAPDWWRMGRFLHAVGIGKGDIVQNCFGYHLTPAGMIFESGARAVGAAVLPAGTGQTELQVIAARDIGTTAYAGTPDYLKIILEKADEMGVTLGITKAAVGGGALFPSLRDYYAQRGITCLQSYATADLGNIAYESPAAEGMIVDENVIVEIVTPGTGTPVAPGDVGEVVVTTLNPDYPLIRFATGDLSAVLPGASPCGRTNMRIKGWMGRADQTTKIKGMFVRPEQVAALVAQHPEVTKARVVASRANEQDVMTVHLETTGDDTEAYGASVAALLKLKGKVVLAAPGSLPNDGLVIEDQRSYD
- a CDS encoding ABC transporter permease, with the protein product MTTQDINTSPAAVKKSRDGVRLLAGVAVAIAATCALPMIAVLLAALVGGTDTVRHLIDTVLLGYAGTTLLLVAMVAMGTFALGVGTAWLVTMTRFPGARVLEIALVLPLAFPAYVLAYAYTHILDHPGIVQTALRDLTGWGPRDYWFPEIRSLGGAALMLVLVLYPYVYLLARAAFLQQSATTFLAARALGSSAWAAFFKVSLPLARPAIAAGVLLTVMETIADFGTVAYFGVQTFATGIYTSWFSLFDRAGAAQLALCLLSFALLLAMLERIQRGKAKYHDPARRAVAMPPAPLTGWRAAAALLACGIPVIFGAILPVIVLIWMGTGSEQDLLSPRYLGFIRNSATLAGVAAVLTVAAAVCVGFFQRLRPGKLSFGAGYIARLGYAVPGGVIAVGLMVPFATFDNQLDAWMRSTFDISTGLLVTGSIWLLVAAYMVRFLAAALGAYEGGQAMVHANMDSAARSLGETPVGTLRRIHLPILSPSLLTALLIVFVDVMKELPATLIMRPFNYDTLAVQAYRLASDERLDGAAVPSLVIVAMGLLPVILICRQVGRQT